One stretch of Halobacillus litoralis DNA includes these proteins:
- a CDS encoding YesL family protein: protein MNGGRLLTGVLALCNWVTHFALLNLLWVGCTLLGGFVFGIAPSTIALYTVTRKAAHGETDIKITNTFWNTFKKEFFRANSLGFLLTIIGVVCFYDLHFFRQFDGVIYEVLATIALISCLTFIILLMYILPVFVHYDLKILASIKQALLIGFLKPRNLMLMIVTGLSTYYFFISFPGFIPIFGFTVFAHLNMWIGLKCFENIEEIKVESQAA from the coding sequence ATGAATGGAGGACGTTTACTTACAGGAGTTCTTGCTTTATGTAACTGGGTGACACACTTCGCCTTACTGAACCTATTATGGGTCGGATGTACACTGCTTGGTGGTTTCGTTTTCGGGATCGCTCCAAGTACAATCGCACTATATACCGTTACACGAAAAGCGGCTCATGGAGAGACCGATATAAAAATCACAAACACTTTCTGGAACACGTTTAAGAAAGAATTCTTTCGTGCGAACAGTCTGGGTTTTCTTCTCACTATCATAGGTGTCGTCTGTTTTTATGATTTACACTTTTTCCGTCAATTCGATGGAGTGATCTATGAGGTGCTTGCGACAATCGCGCTCATTTCCTGCCTGACGTTTATCATTCTTCTTATGTACATTCTTCCTGTATTCGTTCATTACGATTTAAAGATCCTGGCGTCGATTAAACAAGCGTTGCTCATCGGATTCTTAAAACCTAGAAATTTGATGTTGATGATTGTTACCGGGTTGTCTACTTACTACTTTTTCATTAGTTTTCCTGGTTTCATTCCAATTTTTGGATTCACGGTTTTTGCTCATTTGAATATGTGGATCGGACTGAAATGCTTTGAAAATATTGAAGAAATCAAAGTGGAAAGTCAGGCTGCTTAA
- a CDS encoding AEC family transporter, translated as MNDLAFKQDPFAATIQVIVMTLQNVFSYTFGIFSLRAVEEGQLRALVGLLKMPAIYAMTLGVLLNIGDVNVPEFLIKPGEYVADAMVGIALITLGAQVAQLTFKFKLLVVYISLTIRLILGPALAFLIIWGLGFEGLLAQALLISSGMPSSVNSAIIAQEYRNEPELAAQIVLASTVFSMITVTLTIYFSQVLF; from the coding sequence GTGAATGACCTGGCATTCAAGCAAGATCCATTTGCTGCAACAATTCAGGTGATCGTCATGACGTTGCAAAATGTTTTTTCTTATACATTCGGAATCTTTTCATTGAGGGCTGTAGAGGAAGGACAACTGCGGGCTTTGGTTGGATTGTTGAAAATGCCTGCAATTTACGCCATGACGCTTGGGGTGCTGCTGAATATTGGAGATGTGAATGTACCTGAATTCCTGATTAAGCCGGGAGAATATGTGGCTGATGCCATGGTAGGAATTGCTTTAATAACGCTCGGTGCCCAAGTAGCTCAGCTAACTTTCAAGTTCAAACTGCTTGTCGTGTACATAAGCTTGACCATCCGCTTAATCTTGGGACCGGCGCTCGCTTTTCTAATTATTTGGGGACTGGGTTTTGAAGGCCTACTTGCTCAAGCCTTATTGATTTCCTCAGGCATGCCAAGCTCTGTGAACAGTGCGATCATCGCTCAGGAATATCGCAATGAACCAGAGCTAGCCGCTCAAATTGTTTTAGCTTCCACTGTATTCAGTATGATTACGGTGACCCTTACGATTTATTTCTCCCAAGTGTTGTTTTGA
- a CDS encoding LacI family DNA-binding transcriptional regulator codes for MGVTIKDIAKAADVSYSTVSKALRDSPLVKEPTKQKIIRIAEQLGYQPNVAARSLVSKKSHTIGVVWPTIERVTHSALITGLNKRLEELSYTTLISINDMNHAINTFNRYQVDAIIAFDERNSPDPANSTVPIITYGIAHEGSPFPTVDVNRKQAVRSAVKYLSDHDHEEITYIGGVTKVDHLQEEKVNGFLEAVQENGIAATSSVISVEDLESYDGYEAAKKVFAEQTFPTAIISGSHDLSKGILRAIHEKGLYIPGDVSIISYDNIPATESFEIPLSTVGVPLHTITEKLADVVMRLINEESVEQSIYLEPELRITESCQTRRKS; via the coding sequence ATGGGAGTTACCATCAAGGATATTGCCAAAGCTGCTGATGTCAGCTATTCGACGGTTTCTAAAGCGCTCAGGGACAGTCCGCTTGTCAAAGAACCGACGAAACAAAAAATCATAAGAATCGCGGAACAACTCGGCTACCAGCCGAACGTTGCTGCAAGAAGTCTCGTGTCAAAGAAATCCCACACCATCGGGGTCGTTTGGCCGACCATCGAACGTGTCACACATTCAGCTTTAATTACGGGTTTGAACAAACGATTGGAAGAGCTATCCTACACGACTCTGATTTCCATAAACGATATGAATCATGCCATCAATACATTCAACCGTTATCAGGTCGATGCTATTATTGCTTTTGATGAAAGAAATTCACCAGATCCAGCAAACTCCACCGTCCCAATCATCACGTACGGAATTGCTCATGAAGGATCGCCTTTCCCTACGGTAGACGTCAACCGGAAACAAGCGGTGCGATCAGCGGTTAAATATTTATCCGATCATGATCATGAAGAAATCACCTATATCGGCGGGGTGACAAAAGTTGATCACCTTCAAGAAGAAAAAGTGAACGGTTTTCTTGAAGCCGTACAGGAGAACGGAATCGCAGCTACCTCATCTGTTATTTCTGTCGAAGATTTGGAATCTTACGATGGCTATGAAGCTGCGAAAAAGGTATTTGCAGAACAAACTTTCCCTACAGCCATTATTAGCGGAAGCCATGATTTGTCTAAAGGAATTTTGAGGGCGATCCACGAAAAGGGGCTGTACATCCCCGGGGATGTATCCATCATCAGTTACGACAACATCCCAGCGACAGAAAGCTTCGAAATTCCTTTATCCACTGTAGGTGTCCCTCTTCACACCATTACAGAAAAATTAGCCGATGTTGTCATGCGTTTAATTAATGAAGAAAGTGTAGAACAGAGCATTTACCTTGAACCCGAATTAAGAATCACCGAATCTTGTCAAACTCGGAGGAAGTCATAG